Proteins from a single region of Papaver somniferum cultivar HN1 unplaced genomic scaffold, ASM357369v1 unplaced-scaffold_79, whole genome shotgun sequence:
- the LOC113344728 gene encoding uncharacterized protein At2g39795, mitochondrial-like, which produces MATLSRIIKKAASSLIQLSNRTVHQKNYSSSIFTTPLKSCISSRKMFPRAAIPALNFSSQAKKKPSSDISLLSFLDNEIQCALESDDHEVVEAPGGFPFKIEDNPGEQTITLTREYQGEDIKVIVHMNNLVTGEDGEVDHEDDDQAEGGVSSPQSSVPLVVTVSKGSGPTLEFSVMAYPDEISIDSMTVKQPNASGELIPYEGPDFAELDENLQKAFHKYLEIRGIKPKTTNFLHEYMINKDSREYLNWLKELKAFVAK; this is translated from the exons ATGGCGACTTTGAGTAGAATCATCAAGAAGGCTGCATCTTCATTAATCCAACTATCAAATAGAACAGTTCATCAAAAAAATTACAGCTCTTCCATCTTTACTACCCCTTTGAAGAGCTGTATCAGCAGCAGAAAGATGTTTCCGAGGGCTGCAATTCCAGCTCTTAATTTCTCTTCGCAAGCTAAGAAGAAACCGAGTTCTGATATAAGTCTTCTGAGTTTCCTTGATAATGAAATCCAATGTGCTCTGGAATCTGATGATCATGAG gtTGTAGAAGCACCAGGTGGGTTTCCTTTTAAGATTGAAGATAACCCAGGAGAGCAAACCATAACATTAACCAGAGAATACCAAGGTGAGGATATCAAAGTTATAGTTCACATGAATAATCTTGTTACTGGTGAGGATGGAGAGGTTgatcatgaagatgatgatcaagcTGAGGGTGGTGTGAGTAGTCCTCAGTCTAGTGTTCCATTGGTTGTAACTGTCTCGAAAGGAAGCGGACCGACGTTGGAGTTCAGTGTTATGGCATATCCAGATGAGATTTCGATTGACAGTATGACTGTGAAGCAACCAAATGCTTCTGGAGAGTTGATTCCTTATGAGGGACCTGACTTTGC GGAATTGGATGAGAACCTGCAGAAAGCTTTCCACAAGTATTTGGAGATCAGAGGGATCAAACCCAAGACCACCAACTTCTTACATGAGTATATGATCAACAAAGACAGTAGGGAATACTTGAATTGGTTGAAGGAATTGAAGGCTTTCGTCGCCAAGTAA
- the LOC113344548 gene encoding uncharacterized protein LOC113344548 — protein MKISRFITQLVVALSLCLLLLGFSYSAEGSARPITGAAAVARLTPNTQQCDFGSCGNNDDCRARCQPLGYLGGYCKMMASSSNGGEKIDVNRYHVAYPRCCCVMDL, from the exons ATGAAGATTTCCAGATTTATTACACAGCTGGTTGTGGCTCTCAGTTTATGCTTGCTTCTTCTGGGTTTTTCATACTCTGCCGAGGGATCCGCAAGACCAATTACTG gagcagcagcagtagcaagattAACACCTAATACTCAACAATGCGACTTTGGTAGTTGTGGTAATAATGATGACTGTCGTGCGAGATGCCAACCACTTGGTTATCTTGGAGGCTATTGTAAGATGATGGCATCTTCATCAAATGGTGGGGAGAAGATAGATGTTAATCGATATCATGTTGCATATCCCAGGTGCTGTTGTGTGATGGATCTCTAG